The proteins below come from a single Ochotona princeps isolate mOchPri1 chromosome 6, mOchPri1.hap1, whole genome shotgun sequence genomic window:
- the RPS29 gene encoding small ribosomal subunit protein uS14: protein MGHQQLYWSHPRKFGQGSRSCRVCSNRHGLIRKYGLNMCRQCFRQYAKDIGFIKLD from the exons ATGGGTCACCAGCAGCTTTACTGGAGTCACCCGCGCAAATTCGGCCAGGGCTCTCGCTCTTG CCGAGTATGCTCGAACCGGCACGGCCTGATCCGGAAATACGGCCTGAACATGTGCCGCCAGTGTTTCCGCCAGTATGCCAAGGATATCGGCTTCATCAAG tTGGATTGA
- the LRR1 gene encoding leucine-rich repeat protein 1 isoform X1 has protein sequence MKLHCDVEVVSRHLPTLGMRNRGKGVRAVLSVCEQTPRSQLPGPRRACLLVSTLKDKHGTRYEQLKENIEQFFTKFVDEGKATIRLKEPPVDICLSKANSNHLKDFLSTVRLAHRGCNVNVQLSTLAPVKASEFEKFKTKMIITSKKDYPLSKSFPCSLEHLQTSYCSLVRVDMRMLCLKNLRKLDLSHNHIKKLPATIGDLIHLQDLNLNDNHLESFSIDLCQSTLQKSLRSLDLSKNRIRALPVQFCQLRELIILKVDDNELIQFPFKIGQLTNLRFLSAARNKLLFLPSEFKNLSLEYLDLFGNTFEQPKVLPVIKLQVPLTLLESSARAVLGNRIPYDSHNIPFHLCQDLDTAKTCVCGSFCLRSFIQGTANMNLHAVAHTVVLVDNMGGTEAPVTSYFCSLTCYVNSTDTLK, from the exons ATGAAGTTGCACTGCGACGTGGAGGTGGTGAGCCGCCACTTGCCCACCTTGGGCATGAGGAACCGGGGCAAGGGCGTGCGAGCCGTGTTGAGTGTTTGTGAACAGACGCCCAGAAGTCAGCTGCCCGGCCCGCGGCGCGCCTGTCTGCTCGTCTCCACCCTGAAGGATAAGCACGGGACCCGCTATGAG CAGCTGAAGGAGAATATTGAGCAATTCTTCACCAAGTTTGTAGATGAGGGGAAAGCAACTATTCGGTTGAAAGAGCCTCCTGTGGACATCTGTTTAAGTAAG gcCAATTCCAACCATTTAAAGGACTTTCTTTCAACTGTGAGACTGGCTCATAGAGGCTGTAATGTTAATGTACAGCTTTCAACACTTGCGCCAGTAAAGGCTTCtgaatttgaaaaatttaaaactaaaatgaTTATCACATCCAAAAAGGACTATCCTCTCAGCAAGAGCTTCCCATGTTCCCTGGAGCATCTTCAGACTTCTTACTGTAGCCTTGTCCGAGTTGATATGCGTATGCTTTGTCTCAAAAACCTTAGGAAATTAGACTTGAGTCATAACCATATCAAAAAGCTGCCAGCTACGATTGGAGACCTCATTCACCTTCAAGACCTTAACCTGAATGATAACCACTTGGAGTCGTTCAGCATAGACCTGTGTCAGTCTACACTCCAGAAGTCTCTTCGAAGCTTGGATCTCAGCAAGAACAGAATCAGAGCGCTGCCTGTGCAGTTTTGCCAGCTCCGAGAGCTTATCATTTTAAAAGTGGATGATAATGAATTGATTCAGTTTCCTTTCAAGATAGGACAACTAACAAACCTTCGGTTTTTGTCAGCAGCTCGAAATAAGCTTCTGTTTCTGCcaagtgaatttaaaaatttatcccTTGAGTACTTGGATCTTTTTGGAAATACTTTTGAACAACCGAAAGTCCTTCCAGTTATAAAGCTCCAAGTGCCATTAACTTTGTTAGAATCTTCTGCACGGGCCGTACTTGGTAATAG gatcccatatgactctCATAATATTCCTTTCCATCTTTGCCAAGATTTGGATACTGCAAAAACCTGTGTTTGTGGAAGCTTCTGTCTACGCTCCTTCATTCAAGGGACTGCTAACATGAACCTACACGCTGTTGCTCACACTGTGGTCTTAGTAGATAACATGGGCGGAACTGAAGCACCTGTTACTTCTTACTTCTGTTCTCTAACCTGTTACGTGAATTCAACTGATACATTAAAGTAA
- the LRR1 gene encoding leucine-rich repeat protein 1 isoform X2: MKLHCDVEVVSRHLPTLGMRNRGKGVRAVLSVCEQTPRSQLPGPRRACLLVSTLKDKHGTRYELKENIEQFFTKFVDEGKATIRLKEPPVDICLSKANSNHLKDFLSTVRLAHRGCNVNVQLSTLAPVKASEFEKFKTKMIITSKKDYPLSKSFPCSLEHLQTSYCSLVRVDMRMLCLKNLRKLDLSHNHIKKLPATIGDLIHLQDLNLNDNHLESFSIDLCQSTLQKSLRSLDLSKNRIRALPVQFCQLRELIILKVDDNELIQFPFKIGQLTNLRFLSAARNKLLFLPSEFKNLSLEYLDLFGNTFEQPKVLPVIKLQVPLTLLESSARAVLGNRIPYDSHNIPFHLCQDLDTAKTCVCGSFCLRSFIQGTANMNLHAVAHTVVLVDNMGGTEAPVTSYFCSLTCYVNSTDTLK, translated from the exons ATGAAGTTGCACTGCGACGTGGAGGTGGTGAGCCGCCACTTGCCCACCTTGGGCATGAGGAACCGGGGCAAGGGCGTGCGAGCCGTGTTGAGTGTTTGTGAACAGACGCCCAGAAGTCAGCTGCCCGGCCCGCGGCGCGCCTGTCTGCTCGTCTCCACCCTGAAGGATAAGCACGGGACCCGCTATGAG CTGAAGGAGAATATTGAGCAATTCTTCACCAAGTTTGTAGATGAGGGGAAAGCAACTATTCGGTTGAAAGAGCCTCCTGTGGACATCTGTTTAAGTAAG gcCAATTCCAACCATTTAAAGGACTTTCTTTCAACTGTGAGACTGGCTCATAGAGGCTGTAATGTTAATGTACAGCTTTCAACACTTGCGCCAGTAAAGGCTTCtgaatttgaaaaatttaaaactaaaatgaTTATCACATCCAAAAAGGACTATCCTCTCAGCAAGAGCTTCCCATGTTCCCTGGAGCATCTTCAGACTTCTTACTGTAGCCTTGTCCGAGTTGATATGCGTATGCTTTGTCTCAAAAACCTTAGGAAATTAGACTTGAGTCATAACCATATCAAAAAGCTGCCAGCTACGATTGGAGACCTCATTCACCTTCAAGACCTTAACCTGAATGATAACCACTTGGAGTCGTTCAGCATAGACCTGTGTCAGTCTACACTCCAGAAGTCTCTTCGAAGCTTGGATCTCAGCAAGAACAGAATCAGAGCGCTGCCTGTGCAGTTTTGCCAGCTCCGAGAGCTTATCATTTTAAAAGTGGATGATAATGAATTGATTCAGTTTCCTTTCAAGATAGGACAACTAACAAACCTTCGGTTTTTGTCAGCAGCTCGAAATAAGCTTCTGTTTCTGCcaagtgaatttaaaaatttatcccTTGAGTACTTGGATCTTTTTGGAAATACTTTTGAACAACCGAAAGTCCTTCCAGTTATAAAGCTCCAAGTGCCATTAACTTTGTTAGAATCTTCTGCACGGGCCGTACTTGGTAATAG gatcccatatgactctCATAATATTCCTTTCCATCTTTGCCAAGATTTGGATACTGCAAAAACCTGTGTTTGTGGAAGCTTCTGTCTACGCTCCTTCATTCAAGGGACTGCTAACATGAACCTACACGCTGTTGCTCACACTGTGGTCTTAGTAGATAACATGGGCGGAACTGAAGCACCTGTTACTTCTTACTTCTGTTCTCTAACCTGTTACGTGAATTCAACTGATACATTAAAGTAA
- the RPL36AL gene encoding ribosomal protein eL42-like has product MVNVPKTRRTFCKKCGKHQPHKVTQYKKGKDSLYAQGKRRYDRKQSGYGGQTKPIFRKKAKTTKKIVLRLECVEPNCRSKRMLAIKRCKHFELGGDKKRKGQVIQF; this is encoded by the coding sequence ATGGTCAACGTACCCAAAACCCGAAGGACTTTCTGTAAGAAGTGTGGCAAGCATCAGCCTCACAAGGTGACGCAGTATAAGAAGGGCAAGGATTCCCTCTACGCACAGGGAAAGAGGCGCTACGACCGGAAGCAGAGTGGCTATGGCGGGCAGACAAAGCCCATTTTCCGGAAGAAGGCCAAAACCACAAAGAAGATCGTGCTGAGGCTGGAGTGCGTGGAGCCCAACTGCAGATCCAAGCGGATGCTGGCCATTAAGAGATGCAAGCATTTCGAACTGGGAGGAGATAAGAAGAGAAAGGGCCAAGTGATCCAGTTCTAA
- the MGAT2 gene encoding alpha-1,6-mannosyl-glycoprotein 2-beta-N-acetylglucosaminyltransferase, protein MRFRIYKRKVLILTLVVAACCFVLWSSSGRQRKNEALAPPLLDTEPARGADGRGGEHPGVSVGIRRVSNDSAAPLPPAAAQPGADNQTLRYRSLVYQLNFDQTLRNVDKAGTRAPWELVLVVQVHNRPEYLKLLLDSLSKAQGIENVLLIFSHDFWSTEINQLVAGVDFCPVLQVFFPFSIQLYPNEFPGSDPRDCPRDLKKNAALKLGCINAEYPDSFGHYREAKFSQTKHHWWWKLHFVWERVRVLQDYGGLILFLEEDHYLAPDFYHVLKKMWKLKQQQCRECDVLSLGSYTASRSFYGIAHKVDVKTWKSTEHNMGLALTRDAYQKLMECTDTFCTYDDYNWDWTLQYLTVSCLPKYWRVLVPQVPRIFHAGDCGMHHKKACRPSTQSAQIEALLSNNKQFMFPETLIIGEKFSMVAIAPPRKNGGWGDIRDHELCKSYRRLQ, encoded by the coding sequence ATGAGGTTCCGCATCTACAAACGGAAGGTGCTAATCCTGACGCTCGTGGTGGCCGCCTGCTGCTTCGTCCTCTGGAGCAGCAGTGGGCGACAAAGGAAGAACGAGGCCCTTGCCCCACCGCTGCTGGACACCGAGCCCGCGCGGGGTGCAGACGGCCGCGGTGGGGAACATCCCGGCGTGTCCGTGGGCATCCGCAGGGTCTCCAACGATTCGGCGGCTCCGCTGCCCCCAGCGGCTGCGCAGCCCGGGGCGGACAACCAGACGCTACGCTACCGGTCCCTGGTATACCAGCTGAACTTTGATCAGACTCTGAGGAATGTAGATAAGGCTGGCACCAGGGCCCCCTGGGAGTTGGTGCTGGTGGTCCAGGTGCATAACCGACCCGAATACCTCAAACTGCTGCTGGACTCACTTAGCAAAGCACAGGGTATCGAAAACGTCCTGCTCATCTTCAGCCACGACTTCTGGTCGACAGAGATCAATCAGTTAGTCGCTGGAGTGGATTTCTGTCCAGTTCTGCAGGTGTTCTTTCCATTCAGCATTCAGTTGTACCCCAACGAGTTTCCGGGCAGTGACCCCAGAGATTGCCCCCGAGACTTAAAGAAGAACGCAGCTTTGAAGTTGGGGTGCATTAATGCTGAATACCCCGACTCGTTCGGTCATTACAGAGAGGCCAAGTTCTCCCAGACGAAGCATCACTGGTGGTGGAAGCTGCATTTTGTATGGGAAAGGGTCAGAGTTCTTCAGGATTATGGCGGCCTTATCCTGTTCCTAGAAGAGGATCACTACTTAGCCCCAGATTTCTATCATGTCTTGAAAAAGATGTGgaaactgaagcagcagcagtgtcGTGAGTGTGATGTGCTTTCCCTGGGAAGCTACACTGCCAGTCGCAGTTTCTATGGCATTGCTCACAAGGTAGATGTGAAAACTTGGAAATCCACAGAGCACAATATGGGTCTCGCCTTAACCCGGGATGCCTATCAGAAGCTGATGGAGTGCACGGACACTTTCTGTACTTACGATGACTATAACTGGGACTGGACTCTGCAGTACCTGACTGTCTCTTGTCTTCCAAAATACTGGAGAGTGCTGGTTCCTCAGGTTCCCAGGATTTTTCATGCTGGAGACTGTGGTATGCATCACAAGAAAGCCTGTAGGCCATCCACCCAGAGTGCCCAAATTGAGGCACTCTTAAGTAATAACAAACAGTTCATGTTTCCAGAAACTCTGATTATCGGTGAGAAGTTTTCTATGGTAGCCATTGCCCCACCTAGGAAGAATGGAGGGTGGGGAGACATTAGGGACCACGAACTCTGTAAAAGTTATAGAAGACTGCAGTGA
- the DNAAF2 gene encoding protein kintoun, with amino-acid sequence MAKGTGSSRLEDLDLSGEEVQRLTSAFQDPEFRRMFSEYTEQLTDPENRRLYEAEITALERERGVDVRFVHPQPGHVLRTSLDGTRRCFVNVCSNALVGAPSSRPGTGGEAPGSHWALPYSLAPGREYAGPTGTRYTVYDVVFHPDALALARRHERFRHMLDATALEAVEKQFGVKLDRRNAKILKTKYKGTPEAAVLRTPLPEGAPLGPEGDQDDPLQAFPYPYSYPAPPGRSAGAPPRAPSPSRETAPTEPRCSVVQRHHVDLQDYRCSRDSAPSPVPHELVVTIELPLLRSAEQAALEVTGKLLSLDSRKPDYRLRLSLPYPVDDSRGRAQFLKARRQLVVTLPVVNPAARRESATAPEEDSSATGTDGALCASARREEAGLAGVPAADGDPDSCGAGAAGVGVTIPDFPEVVSGAEETLLREPKDRDLDGCPESPPGGAGSSPGAGGGEPPGPSVLDLDGEESSGRGGAGGDLGVETRTCRPDMGREPGEPGEPGEPGEPAMRGSAPERRGPRCPPLQCNQDEETLTLLVHVPRIQPQSLQGDLSPLGYKLCFCAQELVYSFSLQFAPENQLSVEEPVVSVSSDNAVIELAKAPGSYGHWREWYCGLNDQSLEERLFVSEENVSEFLEEVLNSPVRPMMPLTPPLIEVLQANDNKIQIHAKIQECSHSDQLQGKEERVNKGSHQTEKENVEHFSTCTTDSTTVKAPEIDSCGSTASEQEEPLDVSQMMFGKSQQLESKTEPQVLKETSAAYSVEEKDNAKASVINEEKEIHGNHFSSLPTTTAVHSAPEFGSIKETNMQDGSVQIIKDHVTHCAFSFQNSLLYDLD; translated from the exons ATGGCCAAAGGGACAGGCTCCTCGAGGCTGGAGGACTTGGACCTGAGCGGAGAGGAGGTCCAGAGGCTCACCTCCGCCTTCCAGGACCCGGAATTCCGCCGAATGTTCTCCGAGTACACCGAGCAGCTCACCGACCCCGAGAACAGGCGTCTGTATGAGGCGGAGATCACCGCGCTGGAGCGAGAGCGCGGGGTGGACGTGCGGTTCGTGCACCCGCAGCCGGGCCACGTGTTGCGCACCAGCCTGGATGGGACGCGGCGCTGCTTCGTGAATGTGTGCAGCAACGCACTGGTGGGCGCGCCCAGCAGCCGACCGGGAACCGGGGGCGAAGCGCCTGGTAGCCACTGGGCCCTGCCCTACAGCCTGGCGCCGGGCCGCGAGTACGCGGGGCCCACAGGCACCCGCTACACTGTCTACGACGTGGTCTTTCACCCGGACGCACTGGCGCTGGCCCGGCGCCACGAGCGCTTCCGCCATATGCTGGACGCCACGGCCCTGGAGGCCGTCGAGAAGCAGTTCGGCGTCAAGCTGGACCGCAGGAATGCCAAGATCCTGAAGACCAAGTACAAGGGCACCCCGGAGGCCGCCGTGCTGCGGACGCCCCTGCCTGAGGGCGCCCCTCTCGGGCCCGAGGGGGATCAGGACGACCCTCTGCAGGCCTTCCCGTACCCCTACAGCTACCCGGCACCGCCAGGGCGCTCGGCCGGCGCTCCGCCCAGGGCCCCCTCCCCGTCCCGGGAGACGGCGCCCACCGAGCCTCGCTGCAGCGTGGTGCAGCGGCACCACGTGGACCTCCAGGATTACCGCTGCTCCAGGGACTCGGCCCCGAGCCCGGTGCCCCACGAGCTGGTGGTCACCATCGAGCTGCCGCTGTTGCGCTCGGCCGAGCAGGCGGCGCTGGAGGTGACGGGCAAGCTGCTGAGCCTGGACTCGCGGAAGCCTGACTACCGCCTGCGCCTCTCGCTCCCTTACCCGGTGGACGACAGCCGCGGCCGAGCGCAGTTCCTCAAGGCGCGGCGGCAGCTGGTCGTCACGCTGCCCGTGGTGAACCCCGCTGCGCGCCGAGAGTCCGCCACCGCGCCGGAAGAGGACTCCAGTGCGACCGGAACTGACGGCGCGCTCTGCGCTTCCGCTCGCCGGGAGGAGGCGGGACTGGCCGGTGTTCCCGCCGCAGACGGGGATCCGGATTCCTGTGGAGCTGGCGCTGCGGGCGTCGGGGTCACTATCCCCGACTTTCCCGAGGTGGTTTCGGGTGCTGAAGAGACGCTCCTCCGGGAGCCCAAGGATCGGGACTTGGACGGATGTCCGGAGTCCCCGCCCGGCGGAGCTGGAAGTTCGCCGGGGGCCGGCGGCGGAGAGCCCCCAGGTCCCTCAGTTCTGGACCTTGACGGGGAGGAGTCCTCTGGAAGAGGAGGTGCAGGCGGAGATCTCGGCGTGGAGACCCGCACGTGCCGGCCGGACATGGGCCGCGAGCCAGGCGAGCCAGGCGAGCCAGGCGAGCCAGGCGAGCCAGCCATGAGAGGTTCCGCCCCCGAGAGAAGGGGACCTCGGTGCCCTCCCCTGCAGTGTAATCAGGATGAGGAGACCTTGACCCTGCTGGTTCACGTGCCGCGGATCCAACCTCAGAGTCTTCAAGGGGATTTGAGTCCCCTCGGGTACAAACTGTGCTTCTGCGCGCAAGAATTAGTTTATTCCTTCTCTTTGCAATTTGCTCCAGAGAATCAATTGAGTGTCGAAGAACCGGTGGTTAGCGTTTCCTCGGACAATGCCGTGATAGAGCTAGCCAAAGCTCCAGGAAGCTATGGGCACTGGAGAGAGTGGTATTGTGGTTTAAACGACCAATCTTTGGAG gagagGCTGTTTGTCAGTGAAGAAAATGTCAGTGAGTTTCTGGAAGAAGTCCTGAACTCTCCAGTGAGACCAATGATGCCACTAACTCCACCATTAATTGAAGTCCTTCAGGCTAATGATAATAAGATTCAAATTCATGCCAAG ATCCAAGAATGTAGTCACTCTGATCAGCttcaaggaaaggaagaaagagtcaATAAAGGAAGTCACCaaactgaaaaggaaaatgtaGAGCATTTTAGCACTTGTACAACGGATTCAACAACAGTTAAAGCACCAGAAATAGATAGCTGTGGTTCCACTGCCAGTGAACAGGAAGAGCCTCTTGATGTTTCGCAGATGATGTTTGGGAAATCTCAGCAACTTGAGTCAAAAACGGAACCAcaagttttaaaagaaacaagtGCTGCTTATTCAGTTGAGGAGAAAGATAATGCAAAGGCATCAGTaataaatgaagagaaagagatacacgGAAATCACTTTTCTTCACTACCGACCACAACTGCAGTTCACAGTGCACCAGAGTTTGGCAGCATCAAGGAAACCAATATGCAGGATGGCAGTGTGCAGATTATCAAAGATCACGTGACTCACTGTGCATTCAGCTTCCAGAATTCCTTGCTGTATGATTTAGATTAA